From Brucella pseudogrignonensis, a single genomic window includes:
- a CDS encoding replication-associated recombination protein A codes for MSDLFSTAADPNADRNRPLADRLRPRELSEVTGQEHLTGPEGILTRMIASGSLGSMIFWGPPGTGKTTVARLLAGETELAFEQISAIFSGVADLKKVFEAARARRMSGRQTLLFVDEIHRFNRAQQDSFLPVMEDGTVILIGATTENPSFELNAALLSRARVLTFHPHDALSIATLLTRAEEQEERPLPLDEEARASLIRMADGDGRASLTLAEEVWRAARPGEIFDAEKLQDVVQRRAPVYDKGQDGHYNLISALHKSVRGSDPDAALYYLCRMFDAGEDPLYLGRRLVRMAVEDIGLADPQALAICNAAKDAYDYLGSPEGELALAQACVYLATAPKSNAVYMAYKASMRAAKENGSLLPPKHILNAPTKLMKSEGYGDGYAYDHDQPDAFSGQDYFPEAMGRQVFYDPPERGFEREIRKRLDYWSRLRAERQGRR; via the coding sequence ATGAGCGATCTATTTTCCACTGCGGCTGATCCGAATGCCGACCGTAACAGGCCGCTTGCCGATCGCCTTCGTCCGCGCGAACTGTCGGAAGTAACGGGGCAGGAACATCTAACTGGTCCAGAAGGCATTCTCACACGGATGATCGCCTCTGGCTCGCTCGGGTCTATGATTTTCTGGGGCCCTCCTGGAACTGGCAAAACCACTGTTGCACGATTGCTCGCAGGCGAAACCGAGCTTGCGTTCGAGCAGATTTCAGCGATTTTTTCCGGTGTAGCTGATCTTAAGAAAGTCTTTGAGGCTGCGCGTGCGCGCCGCATGTCTGGTCGCCAAACTCTGTTGTTTGTGGACGAGATTCATCGTTTCAATCGTGCGCAACAGGATAGTTTTCTTCCTGTGATGGAAGATGGCACCGTTATTCTGATTGGTGCGACGACAGAAAATCCATCCTTTGAACTCAACGCCGCTTTGCTGTCTCGGGCGAGGGTGCTAACTTTTCATCCGCATGACGCATTGAGTATTGCGACACTTCTGACACGCGCTGAAGAGCAGGAAGAGCGTCCCTTACCGCTTGATGAAGAAGCACGCGCTAGCCTTATTCGCATGGCGGATGGCGATGGCCGCGCATCTTTAACACTTGCAGAAGAAGTATGGCGGGCTGCCCGACCGGGCGAGATATTTGATGCGGAAAAGTTGCAGGATGTCGTGCAGCGCCGTGCGCCCGTTTATGACAAAGGACAGGACGGCCATTACAACCTTATTTCCGCGCTGCATAAATCCGTGCGTGGGTCTGACCCTGACGCAGCACTCTATTATCTCTGCCGCATGTTTGATGCAGGAGAAGATCCGCTTTATCTGGGGCGTCGGCTGGTTCGCATGGCAGTGGAGGACATCGGTCTTGCCGATCCGCAAGCGCTTGCGATCTGCAATGCGGCGAAGGATGCTTACGATTATCTCGGCTCTCCGGAAGGCGAGCTGGCCTTGGCACAGGCCTGCGTTTATCTGGCAACCGCTCCAAAATCCAATGCTGTTTATATGGCCTATAAAGCTTCGATGCGTGCGGCAAAGGAGAATGGTTCTCTCTTACCACCAAAGCACATTCTTAATGCGCCGACCAAGCTTATGAAAAGTGAAGGTTATGGTGATGGCTATGCTTATGACCATGATCAGCCTGACGCTTTCTCTGGGCAAGACTATTTCCCGGAGGCTATGGGGCGACAGGTTTTCTACGATCCACCGGAGCGTGGCTTTGAGCGTGAAATTCGTAAGCGTCTCGATTACTGGTCGCGTTTAAGAGCTGAGCGTCAGGGGCGCCGATGA
- a CDS encoding DNA-directed RNA polymerase subunit alpha: MIQKNWQELIKPNKVDFITNGSRTRATVVAEPLERGFGLTLGNALRRVLLSSLRGAAVTAVQIDGVLHEFSSIPGVREDTTDIVLNVKEIAIRMEGEGPKRMVVRKEGPGVVTAGDIQTVGDVEILNPEHVICTLDEGAEIRMEFTVNTGKGYVPADRNRAEDAPIGLIPVDSLYSPIRKVSYKIENTREGQVLDYDKLTLNIETNGSVSGEDAVAYAARILQDQLAVFVNFEEPQKEAPQEQVAELAFNPALLKKVDELELSVRSANCLKNDNIVYIGDLIQKTEAEMLRTPNFGRKSLNEIKEVLASMGLHLGMEIPAWPPENIEDLAKRYEDQY; encoded by the coding sequence ATGATCCAGAAAAACTGGCAGGAACTCATTAAGCCGAATAAGGTGGATTTCATCACCAACGGCTCCCGCACGCGTGCAACCGTTGTTGCTGAACCGCTGGAACGCGGTTTTGGTCTGACACTCGGCAATGCTCTGCGTCGCGTACTTCTGTCGTCGCTGCGCGGCGCAGCAGTTACCGCTGTTCAGATCGACGGAGTTCTGCATGAGTTCTCTTCTATTCCGGGCGTCCGCGAAGACACCACGGATATTGTTCTGAACGTCAAGGAAATCGCCATCCGTATGGAAGGCGAGGGCCCGAAGCGCATGGTTGTCCGTAAGGAGGGCCCGGGCGTTGTTACGGCTGGTGACATTCAGACTGTTGGCGATGTCGAGATCCTTAACCCGGAACACGTCATCTGCACACTGGATGAAGGCGCTGAGATCCGCATGGAATTCACCGTTAACACCGGTAAGGGCTATGTGCCTGCCGACCGTAATCGTGCGGAAGATGCTCCAATCGGCCTTATTCCGGTTGATAGCCTTTATTCGCCGATCCGCAAGGTATCGTACAAGATTGAGAACACCCGTGAGGGCCAGGTTCTTGATTATGACAAGCTGACGCTCAACATCGAAACCAATGGTTCGGTGAGCGGTGAAGATGCCGTTGCTTATGCAGCACGCATTCTTCAGGACCAGCTGGCTGTCTTCGTTAACTTCGAAGAGCCACAGAAGGAAGCTCCGCAGGAACAAGTTGCGGAGCTCGCTTTCAATCCGGCTCTGCTCAAGAAGGTTGACGAACTCGAGCTGTCAGTACGTTCGGCAAACTGCCTGAAGAACGACAACATCGTCTATATCGGCGATCTGATCCAGAAGACGGAAGCCGAGATGTTGCGGACTCCGAATTTCGGCCGCAAGTCGCTCAACGAGATCAAGGAAGTTCTGGCGTCGATGGGTCTCCATCTTGGTATGGAAATCCCAGCCTGGCCGCCTGAAAATATCGAAGATCTCGCCAAGCGCTACGAAGACCAATATTAA
- a CDS encoding DegQ family serine endoprotease: MNLRRLGITGVVLASVSMMVLPTFAQDNPAPVQGKQIPLSRGDMQLSFAPLVKQTAPAVVNVYAARQVQQRPSPFAGDPFFEQFFGKQFGGTGKPRTEQSLGSGVIVDSSGIVVTNNHVIKDADEIKVALSDGRQLESKVLLRDETTDLAVLKIEAKEKFPVVSLGNSDDVEVGDLVLAIGNPFAVGQTVTSGIVSAQSRTQVGVSDFDFFIQTDAAINPGNSGGGLIDMRGRLIGINTAIYSRSGGSVGIGFAIPSNMVRAVVDAALSGSTSFERPFIGATFQNITPDVAESLGMDKSFGVLVTAVTKGGPAEKAGLKVGDVVLSVQDVRADNIDVLGYRLSTAGIGNTVMLDIVRNGKDSKLPVKLAKEPEAKPQQKQTIKGDNPFEGAVVEEITPAMASKMRLRDGSRGVIVTDVIVNSQAAQLGLRQRDIIRGINGNPIRTINDLTSALNGGRGLAWRLEVERNGALIRQFVR; this comes from the coding sequence ATGAATTTGCGGCGATTGGGAATTACGGGTGTTGTTCTAGCTTCTGTCAGTATGATGGTGTTGCCGACATTTGCGCAGGACAATCCTGCGCCGGTTCAAGGAAAGCAGATCCCGCTGAGCCGAGGCGACATGCAGCTGTCTTTTGCGCCGCTTGTTAAACAGACTGCGCCGGCTGTGGTGAATGTCTATGCAGCGCGGCAAGTGCAGCAACGCCCATCACCTTTTGCGGGTGATCCATTTTTTGAGCAGTTTTTCGGCAAACAATTTGGCGGTACAGGCAAGCCACGCACGGAACAATCGCTCGGTTCGGGTGTGATCGTCGATTCATCGGGCATTGTCGTGACCAACAATCACGTTATCAAGGATGCAGACGAGATCAAGGTCGCTCTGTCTGATGGTCGTCAACTTGAGAGCAAAGTTTTGCTTCGCGACGAGACCACTGATCTTGCGGTTCTTAAGATTGAAGCAAAAGAGAAATTCCCAGTCGTTTCGCTTGGTAACTCTGACGATGTTGAAGTTGGCGATCTGGTTCTCGCGATCGGCAATCCATTTGCTGTCGGGCAAACTGTTACGAGCGGTATCGTGTCAGCGCAGTCGCGCACACAGGTCGGCGTCTCTGATTTCGACTTCTTCATTCAGACAGACGCCGCCATCAATCCGGGTAATTCGGGTGGTGGTCTGATCGATATGCGCGGTCGCCTTATCGGTATCAACACAGCTATTTATTCACGCTCTGGCGGTTCGGTGGGTATCGGGTTTGCAATTCCATCGAATATGGTTCGCGCAGTTGTTGATGCTGCGTTGAGCGGCAGCACCAGTTTTGAGCGTCCTTTCATTGGTGCGACTTTCCAGAACATCACACCTGATGTCGCTGAAAGTCTTGGTATGGATAAGTCGTTTGGTGTGCTGGTGACGGCTGTTACCAAGGGCGGACCAGCAGAAAAGGCAGGATTGAAAGTCGGTGACGTTGTTCTTTCCGTCCAGGATGTGCGTGCCGACAATATCGACGTTCTCGGTTATCGCCTCTCAACCGCAGGCATTGGCAATACGGTTATGCTTGATATTGTGCGTAATGGAAAGGACAGCAAGCTGCCTGTAAAACTGGCAAAAGAGCCAGAAGCCAAACCACAGCAGAAGCAGACAATTAAGGGCGATAATCCGTTTGAAGGAGCAGTCGTTGAGGAAATCACTCCCGCAATGGCCTCGAAGATGCGACTGCGTGACGGTTCGCGCGGTGTAATCGTCACTGATGTGATTGTTAATTCGCAAGCAGCTCAGCTTGGTTTGCGCCAGCGCGATATTATTCGCGGAATCAATGGCAATCCGATCCGTACGATCAATGATTTGACCTCGGCGCTTAATGGCGGACGGGGTCTGGCATGGCGGCTTGAAGTTGAGCGCAATGGTGCTTTGATCCGCCAGTTCGTTCGCTGA
- the rpsK gene encoding 30S ribosomal protein S11 — MAKEAQRIRRRERKNISSGVAHVNSTFNNTMITITDAQGNAIAWSSAGAQGFKGSRKSTPFAAQIAAEDCAKKAQEHGMRSLEVEVCGPGSGRESALRALQAAGFVITSIRDVTPIPHNGCRPRKKRRV; from the coding sequence ATGGCTAAGGAAGCCCAGCGTATTCGCCGTCGCGAGCGCAAAAACATCTCGTCGGGCGTTGCCCACGTAAATTCGACGTTCAACAACACCATGATCACCATTACGGATGCACAGGGCAATGCGATTGCCTGGTCGTCTGCAGGTGCTCAGGGTTTCAAGGGTTCGCGTAAGTCGACCCCGTTTGCCGCACAGATCGCTGCTGAAGATTGCGCCAAGAAGGCTCAGGAACATGGCATGCGCTCCCTCGAAGTCGAGGTTTGCGGACCGGGTTCTGGCCGTGAATCCGCGCTGCGCGCCCTCCAGGCTGCTGGCTTTGTGATCACGTCGATCCGCGATGTTACGCCGATCCCGCACAACGGTTGCCGTCCGCGCAAGAAGCGCCGGGTCTAA
- the rplQ gene encoding 50S ribosomal protein L17: protein MRHGNGQRKLNRTASHRKAMFANMAASLIEHEQIVTTLPKAKEIRPIVEKLVTLGKRGDLHARRQAISAIRDVQLVAKLFDTLATRYATRNGGYIRIMKAGFRTGDNAPMAVVEFVERDVDAKGKADRARVEAEAAAEAAAA from the coding sequence ATGCGCCACGGTAATGGACAGCGTAAGCTGAACCGCACTGCCTCGCATCGCAAGGCAATGTTCGCCAACATGGCGGCTTCGCTCATCGAGCATGAACAGATTGTGACCACGCTTCCTAAAGCTAAGGAAATCCGTCCAATCGTAGAAAAGCTTGTCACACTCGGCAAGCGCGGTGATCTGCATGCACGTCGTCAGGCGATTTCCGCTATCCGTGACGTACAGCTGGTTGCTAAGCTGTTCGACACACTTGCTACACGTTACGCAACCCGTAACGGCGGCTACATCCGCATCATGAAGGCAGGCTTCCGCACCGGTGACAATGCACCGATGGCAGTTGTCGAATTCGTTGAACGCGATGTCGATGCGAAGGGCAAAGCTGATCGCGCACGCGTTGAAGCTGAAGCCGCTGCTGAAGCAGCCGCAGCGTAA
- a CDS encoding OmpA family protein, producing the protein MLKKLGIVFIGATFLAGCTSTDPYTGQEKMSNTAGGAAIGAAVGALGGLMVGGSSRAQRNAVLIGAGIGALGGGAIGNYMDRQESELRNQLQGTGVSVTRNGDQIILNMPSAITFDTDQDQVKSQFYPTLNSVAIVLRKFNQTLVDVYGFTDSTGSASYNQGLSQRRAASVASYLGSQGIDPRRFAVIGYGASQPVASNATPEGRAQNRRVEIQISPLRGVQQ; encoded by the coding sequence ATGCTGAAGAAACTTGGAATTGTCTTTATCGGGGCCACATTTCTGGCAGGCTGTACATCGACTGACCCATATACGGGCCAGGAAAAGATGTCGAACACTGCTGGAGGCGCGGCTATCGGTGCTGCCGTTGGTGCGCTCGGCGGCCTGATGGTTGGTGGTTCCAGCCGCGCACAGCGTAATGCGGTTCTGATCGGTGCCGGTATTGGTGCGCTTGGTGGCGGTGCTATCGGTAATTACATGGATCGTCAGGAATCCGAGTTGCGTAATCAGTTGCAGGGTACTGGTGTTTCCGTGACCCGTAATGGCGATCAGATTATCCTCAACATGCCTTCAGCGATTACATTTGATACCGATCAGGATCAGGTGAAAAGCCAGTTTTATCCAACTCTGAACTCGGTCGCGATTGTCTTGCGCAAATTCAATCAGACACTGGTTGATGTATATGGCTTTACCGACTCGACCGGTAGCGCGAGCTACAATCAGGGCCTGTCGCAGCGCCGTGCAGCCTCCGTTGCAAGCTATCTCGGCTCGCAGGGCATTGATCCACGCCGCTTCGCAGTTATCGGCTATGGCGCAAGTCAGCCAGTCGCCAGCAACGCAACGCCGGAAGGCCGTGCACAGAATCGTCGTGTGGAAATTCAGATTTCTCCGCTGCGCGGCGTACAGCAGTAA
- the secY gene encoding preprotein translocase subunit SecY, with translation MASAAEQLVSNLNFSAFSKAEELKKRIWFTLGALLVYRFGTYIPLPGINPDALAQAFQQHSQGVLGLFNMFAGGAVGRMAIFALGIMPYISASIIVQLMTSVVPTLEALKKEGESGRKIINQYTRYGTVLLAIVQAYAISVGLQAGNGIVTNPGPMFLVSSVITLVGGTMFLMWLGEQITARGIGNGISLIIFAGIVANLPHAISGTLELGRTGALSTGLILGVIVLAVALIAIIVFVERAQRRLLIQYPKRQVGNRMFQGDTSHLPLKLNTAGVIPPIFASSLLLLPATVAGFANTAEMPAWGTTILNALGHGQPLYMLFYAALMAFFCFFYTAIVFNPKDTADQLKKHSGFIPGIRPGERTAEYIDYVLTRITVVGAIYIVLVCLLPEFLISATGVPFYLGGTSLLIVVSVTLDTVAQIQGHLVAHQYEGLIKKSKLRGGKRSK, from the coding sequence ATGGCATCGGCTGCTGAACAGCTAGTTTCCAATCTTAATTTTTCTGCTTTCTCGAAAGCTGAGGAACTTAAGAAGCGTATCTGGTTCACACTGGGCGCTTTGCTCGTGTACCGTTTTGGTACCTATATCCCTCTACCCGGCATCAATCCTGATGCGCTTGCGCAGGCTTTCCAGCAGCATAGCCAGGGTGTGCTTGGACTCTTCAACATGTTTGCCGGTGGTGCTGTTGGTCGTATGGCCATTTTTGCGCTCGGCATTATGCCTTACATTTCCGCCTCCATTATCGTGCAGCTTATGACGTCGGTTGTTCCGACGCTGGAAGCGCTGAAAAAGGAAGGCGAATCGGGTCGTAAGATCATCAATCAGTACACACGTTATGGTACTGTTCTTTTGGCGATCGTTCAGGCCTATGCAATTTCCGTTGGTTTGCAGGCGGGTAACGGTATCGTTACGAACCCTGGACCAATGTTCCTTGTTTCATCGGTCATCACGCTTGTTGGCGGTACGATGTTCCTGATGTGGCTTGGTGAGCAGATCACTGCACGCGGTATCGGTAATGGTATTTCGCTGATCATCTTTGCAGGTATCGTTGCAAACCTTCCGCATGCTATTTCAGGCACGCTGGAACTGGGTCGTACGGGCGCTTTGTCTACTGGCCTGATCCTTGGTGTTATCGTTCTGGCTGTCGCGCTGATTGCGATCATCGTGTTTGTTGAGCGCGCTCAGCGTCGTCTTCTGATACAATATCCGAAGCGTCAGGTTGGCAACCGCATGTTCCAGGGTGATACTTCGCACCTGCCACTTAAGCTGAACACTGCTGGTGTTATTCCTCCGATCTTCGCTTCGTCGCTTCTGCTTTTGCCTGCGACTGTCGCTGGTTTCGCGAATACGGCTGAAATGCCTGCTTGGGGTACGACTATTCTCAATGCCCTCGGCCATGGTCAGCCGCTTTATATGCTGTTCTATGCTGCGTTGATGGCATTCTTCTGCTTCTTCTATACGGCGATTGTGTTCAATCCCAAGGACACTGCTGACCAGCTTAAGAAGCACTCCGGCTTTATTCCGGGCATCCGTCCGGGCGAGCGTACAGCCGAGTACATAGACTATGTGTTGACCCGCATTACGGTTGTCGGCGCTATCTATATCGTTCTTGTCTGCCTTCTGCCGGAATTTCTGATTTCTGCGACCGGTGTACCTTTCTATCTTGGCGGTACGTCGCTGCTGATCGTGGTCAGCGTTACGCTCGATACGGTTGCGCAAATTCAGGGACACCTTGTCGCCCATCAGTATGAAGGGTTGATCAAGAAGTCCAAACTCAGAGGTGGGAAACGCAGTAAATGA
- a CDS encoding adenylate kinase — protein MRLILLGPPGAGKGTQAGLLTKKHGIPQLSTGDMLRAAVAQQSEIGKRAKAVMDSGQLVSDEIVNQIVSERIDAPDCAGGFILDGYPRTVPQAQALGEMLRGKGLKLDAVIELKVDENALVNRMESRVAETIAKGGQVRSDDNPEAFRKRLVEYREKTSPLSEYYAGTGELRVLNGMAPVEEVTAEIERILVPA, from the coding sequence ATGAGACTAATACTTCTTGGGCCGCCCGGAGCAGGTAAGGGGACGCAGGCTGGACTTCTTACCAAGAAGCATGGAATACCTCAGCTTTCGACTGGCGACATGCTGCGTGCAGCAGTCGCACAGCAAAGCGAAATCGGTAAGCGCGCCAAGGCCGTCATGGATTCTGGTCAGCTCGTTTCTGATGAGATCGTAAACCAGATCGTTTCGGAGCGCATTGACGCTCCGGATTGTGCCGGTGGTTTCATTCTCGATGGATACCCACGAACAGTTCCACAAGCGCAGGCGCTTGGTGAAATGCTTCGTGGCAAAGGCTTGAAGCTTGATGCGGTCATCGAGCTGAAGGTTGATGAGAACGCGTTGGTCAACCGGATGGAGAGCCGTGTCGCCGAGACGATTGCTAAAGGTGGTCAGGTTCGTTCTGACGATAATCCTGAAGCTTTCCGTAAGCGTCTGGTTGAATATCGTGAGAAGACATCGCCGCTCTCGGAGTATTATGCTGGAACAGGCGAATTGCGCGTTTTAAACGGCATGGCACCTGTTGAAGAGGTCACTGCTGAAATCGAGAGAATTCTCGTTCCTGCTTGA
- the recA gene encoding recombinase RecA, whose translation MSQKSLRLVEDNSVDKTKALDAALSQIERAFGKGSIMRLGQNEVVDIETVPTGSLSLDIALGVGGLPKGRIVEIYGPESSGKTTLALHTIAEAQRKGGICAFVDAEHALDPVYARKLGVDLENLLISQPDTGEQALEITDTLVRSGAIDVLVVDSVAALTPRAEIEGEMGDSLPGLQARLMSQALRKLTASISRSNCMVIFINQIRMKIGVMFGSPETTTGGNALKFYASVRLDIRRIGSIKERDEVVGNQTRVKVVKNKLAPPFKQVEFDIMYGAGVSKTGELVDLGVKAGIVEKSGAWFSYNSQRLGQGRENAKQYLKDNPEVAKEIETTLRQNAGLIAEKFIEDGGPESDDGPDAAEA comes from the coding sequence ATGTCTCAGAAATCATTGCGACTCGTTGAGGATAATTCAGTGGATAAGACTAAGGCTCTGGATGCGGCGTTGTCGCAAATTGAACGTGCGTTCGGCAAGGGCTCTATCATGCGGCTCGGTCAGAACGAGGTCGTTGATATTGAGACTGTGCCAACAGGCTCGCTTTCTTTGGATATTGCATTGGGCGTCGGCGGTCTGCCCAAGGGACGTATCGTAGAAATTTATGGCCCTGAAAGCTCGGGTAAGACGACGCTAGCGCTGCATACGATTGCAGAAGCACAGAGAAAAGGCGGTATCTGCGCATTCGTTGACGCGGAACATGCACTTGATCCTGTTTATGCACGCAAGCTCGGCGTTGATCTAGAAAACCTCCTGATTTCGCAGCCCGATACGGGCGAGCAGGCGCTCGAAATCACCGATACGCTGGTGCGTTCTGGTGCGATTGACGTTCTCGTCGTCGACTCGGTTGCGGCTCTTACACCGCGCGCTGAAATTGAAGGCGAAATGGGTGATTCTCTGCCAGGGCTTCAGGCCCGCCTGATGAGTCAGGCACTGCGTAAGCTCACAGCTTCGATCTCGCGTTCGAATTGCATGGTCATCTTCATCAATCAGATTCGCATGAAGATCGGCGTGATGTTCGGATCGCCTGAAACGACAACCGGCGGTAATGCGCTCAAGTTCTATGCTTCGGTGCGTCTTGATATTCGGCGCATCGGTTCTATCAAGGAGCGTGATGAAGTTGTTGGCAACCAAACCCGCGTCAAGGTGGTCAAGAACAAGCTTGCCCCTCCTTTCAAGCAGGTAGAGTTCGACATCATGTATGGTGCCGGTGTTTCTAAGACAGGCGAATTGGTCGATCTTGGTGTGAAGGCTGGTATTGTCGAAAAGTCGGGCGCTTGGTTCTCTTATAATTCGCAGCGTCTGGGGCAGGGCCGTGAAAACGCCAAGCAGTACCTGAAAGACAATCCGGAAGTCGCAAAAGAGATTGAAACGACACTTCGTCAAAATGCAGGTCTCATCGCTGAGAAGTTCATTGAAGATGGTGGTCCGGAATCTGATGATGGTCCGGATGCAGCTGAAGCATAA
- the rpmD gene encoding 50S ribosomal protein L30: MAEKKGKTVTVEQIGSPIRRPAEQRATLIGLGLNKMHRRRTLEDTPSVRGMIAKVQHLVRVVDEV; encoded by the coding sequence ATGGCTGAGAAGAAGGGTAAGACGGTTACGGTCGAACAGATCGGAAGCCCTATCCGTCGTCCAGCCGAACAGCGTGCAACGCTGATCGGTCTGGGACTTAACAAAATGCACCGCCGCCGCACACTGGAGGATACTCCTTCAGTTCGTGGTATGATCGCCAAGGTTCAGCATCTCGTCCGCGTTGTGGACGAGGTCTGA
- the rplO gene encoding 50S ribosomal protein L15: MKLNDLRDKPGSVKARKRVGRGIGSGTGKTAGRGVKGQKSRSGVAINGFEGGQMPIYRRLPKRGFTNIFAKSFNVVSLGRVQAAIDAGRLDAKAVVNIEALKAAGVIRRALDGVRVLADGELTAKVAFDVAGASKAAIEKIEKAGGSVKLPEAAAE, encoded by the coding sequence ATGAAACTCAACGATCTGCGTGACAAGCCAGGATCAGTAAAAGCGCGTAAGCGCGTTGGCCGTGGTATCGGCTCCGGCACCGGCAAGACCGCTGGCCGCGGCGTCAAGGGACAGAAGTCCCGTTCTGGCGTAGCGATCAACGGCTTTGAAGGCGGCCAGATGCCAATCTACCGTCGTCTGCCAAAGCGCGGCTTCACCAACATCTTCGCAAAGAGCTTCAACGTTGTATCGCTCGGCCGTGTTCAGGCTGCAATCGATGCAGGCAGGCTGGATGCAAAGGCTGTTGTGAACATTGAAGCCCTCAAGGCTGCTGGCGTGATTCGCCGTGCGCTTGACGGTGTTCGCGTTCTTGCTGACGGTGAATTGACTGCTAAGGTAGCTTTTGATGTTGCTGGTGCTTCCAAGGCCGCGATCGAAAAGATCGAAAAGGCTGGTGGTAGCGTAAAGCTTCCTGAAGCAGCTGCTGAATAA
- the rplR gene encoding 50S ribosomal protein L18: MASPKETLQRRAARVRRQVKAVANGRPRLSVHRSSKNIYVQVIDDVRGVTIAAASTLDGDLKGKLKTGADSAAAAAVGKLVAERAKKAGVSEVVFDRGAFIYHGRVKALAEAAREGGLSF; this comes from the coding sequence ATGGCATCGCCAAAAGAAACTTTGCAGCGTCGCGCTGCTCGTGTACGCCGTCAGGTCAAGGCTGTCGCAAACGGCCGTCCACGTCTCAGCGTACACCGCTCTTCCAAGAACATCTACGTTCAGGTTATCGACGACGTTCGCGGTGTTACCATCGCAGCTGCTTCGACCCTGGATGGCGACCTGAAGGGCAAGCTCAAGACTGGCGCCGACTCCGCAGCAGCTGCTGCAGTTGGCAAGCTGGTTGCAGAGCGTGCTAAGAAAGCAGGCGTCAGTGAAGTAGTGTTTGATCGTGGTGCATTCATTTACCACGGTCGCGTGAAGGCTCTCGCCGAAGCTGCCCGCGAAGGCGGTCTGAGCTTCTAA
- the rpsM gene encoding 30S ribosomal protein S13: MARIAGVNIPTNKRVIIALQYIHGIGPKFARQIVTKVGIADDRRVNQLSDAEVLQIREAIDADYRVEGDLRREVSMNIKRLMDLGCYRGLRHRRSLPVRGQRTHTNARTRKGPAKAIAGKKK, from the coding sequence GTGGCACGTATAGCTGGCGTCAACATCCCAACGAACAAGCGCGTTATCATTGCGCTTCAGTACATTCATGGGATTGGACCAAAATTTGCTCGTCAGATCGTAACGAAAGTTGGGATTGCTGACGACCGTCGTGTAAATCAGCTTTCGGATGCTGAAGTCCTTCAGATCCGTGAAGCAATTGATGCTGATTACCGCGTTGAAGGTGATCTGCGTCGTGAAGTTTCCATGAACATCAAGCGTTTGATGGACCTTGGCTGCTACCGCGGTCTGCGTCATCGTCGTTCGCTGCCAGTTCGTGGTCAGCGTACGCATACCAATGCACGTACCCGTAAGGGTCCAGCAAAGGCTATCGCAGGTAAGAAGAAGTAA
- the rpsE gene encoding 30S ribosomal protein S5 — protein MAQRERNREDRGREERDSEFVDKLVHINRVAKVVKGGRRFGFAALVVVGDQKGRVGFGHGKAREVPEAIRKATEAAKRDMIFVPLRSGRTLHHDVQGRHGAGKVLLRAAPAGKGIIAGGPMRAVFETLGVQDVVAKSLGSSNPYNMVRATFDALKHQMHPKDIAAQRGIKYSTLQARRHDVVGSEE, from the coding sequence ATGGCACAGAGAGAACGTAACCGCGAAGATCGCGGTCGTGAGGAGCGCGACAGCGAATTCGTTGACAAGCTCGTTCACATTAATCGCGTCGCCAAGGTTGTTAAAGGTGGTCGTCGTTTTGGTTTCGCAGCGCTCGTCGTAGTTGGCGACCAGAAGGGTCGCGTTGGCTTCGGTCATGGTAAGGCACGCGAAGTGCCTGAAGCGATCCGTAAGGCTACTGAAGCTGCTAAGCGCGACATGATTTTCGTTCCGCTTCGTTCGGGCCGTACTCTGCATCACGATGTGCAGGGCCGTCACGGCGCTGGTAAGGTCCTCCTCCGTGCAGCTCCTGCCGGTAAGGGTATCATTGCTGGTGGTCCAATGCGTGCAGTGTTCGAAACGCTTGGCGTTCAGGACGTTGTTGCTAAGTCGCTCGGCTCCTCGAACCCTTACAACATGGTTCGTGCAACCTTTGACGCTCTGAAGCATCAGATGCATCCAAAGGACATCGCTGCACAGCGCGGTATCAAGTACTCGACCCTTCAGGCTCGCCGCCATGATGTGGTCGGTTCGGAAGAATAG